GTATTTTATTTCTTCAGCTTGTTTAATTGGTAGCTATATTTTATTTGACTACCTATCGCAACGTCATGACATTGCCAAAATTATAGCACTCAGCCAAATCAGCATCATCATTTCTACCGTTGGGTATCATTTTTTAGGCGATAAAATGAGTTTAATATCGTCTATCTGCATGGGTATCATTGTGATTGGAGCACTCATTTCAGGATTGACCAGGTTATCTTTCAGGCACCCGATTGCATCACTCAGGGTGTATGACCGCCATTTAATTTCATGGTCTCTGCTCAACGCTATTTTTATAGCAACTCCAGAACTTATCACTTTTTTATGCAGCGAGCACTATGATCCAACGACACGCGAAATCTTAAAACTACTTACCAAGCATGCACATGGCATCCCTTTTGTCACTGTTATTCCTTTGTACATGAACATTGGAGTACAATGGTTTAATATCATGCTGCTGTACTTCTGGATACGCCGCTACTCACATGAACGCATTGATTTAATAACCACACTTCAACAACATAAAAAACTACTGTTTACGCTTGCAGTACTTCATACTGGATATATTTATTGCTATTACACTGCTTTTAGCATGATCGAAAATAAAAATATTATTTCTGGAATTATGCAGCTGTACTTACCATTGACTATGGTTGGTGGAGTAGCATTACTGCATCAACGTTACAATAAGTTTGAAGCTGTTGGCATGGGTATTATTGCTTTTGGATGTTTAATGTCGGTGTTTACATTATAAAACAGCTTATTCTTAAAAATTGACGTAAAAAAAGTGAGCCTTTTTCAAAGCTCACTTTTTTTAATTTTGTCTAAAACTACTATTTCTAGAAAGATTCGACACGAATAATTGTTTGCGGTTGACGATGTCCTTTTTTCACCCGGCTTTTTTTACGACGTTTAAATCGGAAAATGATGATTTTAGGACCCTTCATTTGTTTAACAATAGTTGCTTTTAAGCTACCACTAACAAATGGTTGGCCAACTTCAACTGTTTCATTATCTTTTTTTAGTAAAACTTCTTTGAATTCTACTGAGTCTCCAGCTTCACCATCGATTTTTTCAATCGATACTGTTTTGCCTTCGATCCCTTGATATTGCTTCGTGCCAATCTGAAAGATTGCATATTTTGTAAATGAGTCTTGTCGTTCCATGAACTTAACCTTTTGATCGAGTGATTTCATTTGATAATTTTTCTATAGGAAGTAATCATAATTTTAACACAGTTTATTCCCCCTGTAAAGAATCCATTTTAAAGCAGACTAAAGAAATCGTTGCAGATCGAAATTCAAACTTGTTACAATACTAAAAAGGGCTTAAAAGTAACAAAAGGGGGAGTTTACCATGAGAGCTATAAAATATTTGTTAGTTTCGCTACTCGCCGTCTCCATCGTTAAAAAGACACGCGCGCAGGATAATCCAGCACCCTTAATCCAAGCAGCACAGGTCGCTGCTACCACTGCCAAAAAATCACGCGTAACAAAAGGATCTACATTTATCGGTCATCATTTACCAAACAAAAAAATTGTCCAAACGAAAGCTGGCGACACATTGTTTGTGGACGTTGTTGAAGAAAAACAGGGTAATTATAAACAAACTGGATATGACGCTGCTACATTAGCAGTAACAACACCACATGGTACGCAAGTTTTAGAAAACATTGGAACAGTTTATCATCCACGACTTTCAACAAAAGGAACTCTTTATGGTGTACCTTTCGCAAAATCAATAATTCATACAACGTAATCCAGGTTTTCTTTACGGTATAAATCGAACATTTTTAGCAGACGCTGCAACTTGTACAAGGGCAGCAGTTAATGTCGCAGCAATCGATGAATTTGCTACAACAGACGATGCCTGCAGATCTATCGATGAACTACCCAAAGCTGGTCGTTGAGCGATAAAATCTTGAATTGCATTTTCAATTCCATCAACTTCTGTACTCGCAGTAGTACAAATCGACAAATCAATTGTTTCATCTGCACAGGGAGCAACTATCGATAATGGAGCGTTTTTTAAATTTGAAGCAGTATCAAATAGAACTTTACCCAACCAATTCTTAAATCTTTGCGACATTGATGGAGTCGCTTTTGCAGCTTGAGCTAGTTGCTCTTGAGCTGATTGCTCTTGAGCTGGTTGCTCTTGCTCAGTCGGCAATACTTCTTGTGCAGCTACATCTTCTGCAGGCTGCTCAATGATATCTACAACCTCTACATGGTCTACCTTGGTAGCATCAACAGTTTCTTCTACTGCAGATAGCTCTTCTATTACTTCATCCAAATTACTTTGAGAAATTACAGGCAATACCGTCTCTACCATTTCAGGCTCTGGCAATGATACATTTGGTGATAGTTCTATCGGTGATAGTTCTATTGGTTGCGATTGAACAAAAGGTGCCTCTGCTGGCATACTAAAGGCAAAGAGTTGCTCTGCCCCGTCATGAGAAATTGGATCATCCACAGCAACATTCAACTCATGGGGAGCAATACTTACATCAATATCTTGCTCAATTTTTTCAAACACAGCTTCGCCAGCCAAATATGAAGCTAGAGGTGGAAGGCCCAGAACAGCTAACTGCCATGGAAAATTCGAGTTATCTGATTGTGGCAATGCTGGAGCAACTTCTTGATTTGTTACAACTGGTGAAGCTGTAACAGGTGCTGCTTGATATCTTTCAGCTGGATTTGATCCATCAAAAGAAGAATTTGTCGGCATAGTTACTTCTTGCCCGACATCGGTCGTCTCTAAATCTTTATTTTCAGTTGCTTTATTTTTAATTGATTGACACGGCGCACCCTGAGGTGAGCTGTCTTGAGATGGCAAATTTTGAGGGAAAGCAGGATTTCTGCCAGATTGTCCAGGGCCATAATTTGTGTCATAGCTGAAATCAGGATAATAATATGGCTCATAGTCCTGCTCA
This DNA window, taken from Candidatus Babeliales bacterium, encodes the following:
- the rplU gene encoding 50S ribosomal protein L21 encodes the protein MERQDSFTKYAIFQIGTKQYQGIEGKTVSIEKIDGEAGDSVEFKEVLLKKDNETVEVGQPFVSGSLKATIVKQMKGPKIIIFRFKRRKKSRVKKGHRQPQTIIRVESF